From a region of the Bacillota bacterium genome:
- the yabG gene encoding sporulation peptidase YabG — MITIKPGDVVGRRSYNFDVYFKVVELIEDDEANRYARLKGVDIRLCATAPIEDLEKIDGSKVNEYWRQRIADNSQTLQRLLTRRTHERKKSLLRASKEDPSQVSDLDSFDVPGSVLHIDGDGEYLDLCLATYKQLNVPVYGYFIPEREQPQKVGELLQLHCPDFLVLTGHDGFIKELKDFTDITNYHSSGYFVKAVKEARKYEKSRDDLVIFAGACQSHYEAILEAGANFASSPQRVLIHAYDPVFVVERVAYTSIYDPISLRDIIASTITGFDGIGGVETRGKYRLGVPRSPY, encoded by the coding sequence ATGATCACAATTAAGCCGGGTGATGTGGTAGGGCGTAGATCGTACAACTTTGATGTCTATTTTAAAGTTGTTGAATTGATAGAAGATGATGAGGCAAACCGGTATGCAAGATTGAAGGGTGTTGATATCAGGCTGTGTGCAACTGCACCTATTGAGGACCTGGAGAAAATTGACGGATCAAAAGTTAACGAATACTGGCGGCAACGTATTGCCGATAACAGCCAGACACTGCAAAGACTTCTTACTCGGCGTACGCATGAGCGCAAAAAATCTCTTTTAAGGGCATCCAAGGAAGACCCCTCCCAAGTTAGCGACCTGGACAGCTTTGATGTACCCGGTTCCGTACTTCATATAGATGGTGACGGTGAATACCTGGACCTTTGTTTGGCTACCTACAAACAGTTAAATGTGCCTGTTTATGGATATTTTATTCCCGAAAGGGAACAACCACAAAAAGTGGGTGAGTTGCTGCAGCTGCACTGCCCCGATTTTCTGGTTTTGACCGGGCACGATGGCTTTATCAAGGAATTGAAGGACTTTACCGATATTACTAATTACCACAGTTCAGGTTATTTTGTTAAGGCGGTGAAAGAAGCGCGAAAATACGAAAAGAGCAGGGATGATTTAGTAATATTCGCCGGTGCGTGCCAATCTCATTATGAAGCTATTTTAGAGGCCGGTGCTAATTTTGCCAGTTCGCCGCAAAGAGTACTTATACATGCGTATGATCCGGTTTTTGTGGTGGAAAGGGTGGCTTATACTTCTATTTATGACCCCATATCTTTGAGAGACATAATTGCTTCAACAATAACCGGTTTTGATGGTATCGGGGGAGTTGAAACCCGTGGCAAATATAGATTGGGGGTTCCCCGGTCACCATATTAG
- a CDS encoding glycosyltransferase family 2 protein, which translates to MSTVIAAVIPSQNEILTIPKVLNSLKQVPVDIIIPVINGTTDGSLEFIRKLKGEQLYPVCFPEPLGIDVPRAIGAKIARDLKAFMVIFIDGDMSGDIGQNIKQLVESVLEDRLDLALTDCYPHSHPRYISPLAAKVLEFRKNLNIELSLGHLGTASPSHGPHAISRRLLELTPVEYFALPPTLLVIAVQKDLKIGIGTSVAHSALGSQLKTSLHSSLIADTIVGDCIEASQLFKGLTRHRCRENNKYIGYHSTRRWDLLAKFLEHRIKTDCN; encoded by the coding sequence ATGAGTACCGTGATAGCAGCCGTTATCCCCTCCCAAAATGAAATACTCACCATTCCCAAGGTTTTAAATTCTTTAAAGCAAGTTCCGGTAGATATTATTATTCCGGTAATCAACGGTACTACCGATGGAAGTTTAGAATTTATTAGGAAATTAAAAGGTGAGCAACTGTACCCTGTTTGTTTTCCAGAACCCCTGGGTATCGACGTTCCCCGGGCAATCGGGGCTAAGATCGCCCGGGACCTAAAAGCTTTCATGGTCATTTTTATCGACGGAGACATGTCCGGAGACATCGGCCAGAACATTAAGCAACTGGTTGAGAGTGTACTAGAGGATAGGCTGGACTTGGCTCTTACCGACTGCTACCCCCATTCCCATCCAAGGTATATTTCCCCCCTGGCAGCAAAGGTTCTGGAATTTAGGAAAAACCTCAATATTGAACTGTCTCTAGGTCACCTTGGTACAGCATCGCCATCCCACGGACCGCATGCCATTTCGCGCCGGCTTTTAGAACTCACTCCTGTAGAATACTTTGCCCTCCCCCCCACATTGCTGGTGATTGCTGTGCAAAAAGACTTAAAAATAGGTATAGGCACATCAGTTGCTCACTCTGCTTTGGGTTCTCAATTGAAAACCTCCCTCCATTCCAGCCTTATAGCGGATACCATCGTGGGGGATTGCATAGAAGCTTCACAACTATTTAAAGGACTTACTCGCCACCGTTGCCGGGAAAACAATAAATATATTGGTTACCATAGCACCAGACGGTGGGACCTACTTGCAAAGTTTTTAGAGCATAGGATAAAAACTGACTGTAATTAG